One region of Acidobacteriota bacterium genomic DNA includes:
- a CDS encoding VCBS repeat-containing protein, producing the protein AAPYYDQAAPGDYDGDGKADLTVWRASDQTWYVQCSLDGSVLAQTQGQAGDRPLNSVLP; encoded by the coding sequence CGCCGCGCCCTACTACGATCAAGCCGCGCCGGGCGATTACGACGGCGACGGCAAAGCCGACCTCACGGTCTGGCGCGCAAGCGATCAGACCTGGTATGTGCAGTGCAGCCTGGATGGCAGTGTGCTGGCCCAGACGCAAGGACAAGCCGGTGACCGGCCTTTGAACAGTGTGCTGCCGTAA